A window from Plodia interpunctella isolate USDA-ARS_2022_Savannah chromosome 2, ilPloInte3.2, whole genome shotgun sequence encodes these proteins:
- the LOC128675382 gene encoding calponin homology domain-containing protein DDB_G0272472-like isoform X3, which translates to MWSGGGMKIDLCPCCKVVSENYSGFQKVLDVRDAGFVLYRHTTLVEDIDKSTGTTQIATTTTDDVFILENTKDVPLKNVDITTELDRNQISCPRCVNIVKHAQKLLQNQELGANDLIGVCEHCRQKNQAEKPCLKCKEAVEIFQSNKAAKKTSSRAQKVKTWLSKIENLIRKALVEDKKQAMKIKRRYSDIDINLILKKMSKTDREPEVAELFLHDIDSSMLGPLSDRSHYHGVKKTKDVMFDEIEKIYEDRRHPGTPYGEESRLFNQSITTLTEDEFERRYKKDKIEDNTVYDYMHTPRADLAEENYYGTSKEDFIQAVSKQYEHDKQFISKSDTFQDGKKYVTGEGKHYESDRMKSLIQKRNFDYEDNIPTISTRYESGGINKDLLDNDIIHIKSKEYVPDQRKDYPAASTKYYDSNKNKVLTNTDSDIDSSLRRDHYDRDRKKDRRTPDTVSDHRKERESDDMTSKYYHSDEKKYLPKSDSVSDHKKRVESSKYYDRDKKGEVVQTTSKYYDSDRGKDLVSDHRMRGSVTTDSKYHDGDKNRDVLKADTVSDDRKPDIKYYGSDKKRDILKSDTVSDDRTKRDIAPTGSKYDDIDRNKDSRGRKESDVTEGKYYDSGKPRDILKSETVSDDKKKREAVPGSKYDDSGRRRDTSRADSVPGERRGEFVVADSKYDSERKRDILKADTVSDERKIRGALPTGSKYDDSERRRDTSRADSVPHDRRKESVVADSKYYGKDKKRDALQTDAVSDDRKKKEAIKYDYSDRKKESFEADGVADDRRRKEYALTSSKRKDMDEDLPPYIDHSGRRKEYTSADDENYETGKKKEIISKAGTRHEEEKEELAKKNKAMYTTQKARDFEDVTRHAPAPKQYEGERGQGFISRIGKKFEEKYKLDFGDIEQVSGFKDIKRLTEVFIPLAVRRYTQDVSAILQPIGGLRDKRSIKSTITKIAHGPPSRMKKYHSDESLFSGISKMTDMEGPTSGFDYFFPHGAREVKKKIRRTKSVSSSELIKDTLDKLEEEKKKREEAERIKEEHRKQLEAERKERELAKRIERDLEKQLKLREKEIEQELKMQAAKGKISENEVDVKDTVQELDRKIETAKVDDVGKTKKPKSNQDLVRGKDATVREGKGKVKEEKVGVKEDKEGIKEEKEGVQEEKKGVKEDKGKGKEDKGRVKEDKGRVKEEKGQVEDERGKAKDETGKIKEETGKNKEEKGKLKEETGKVKDEMRKDTETTEKKTKGETLKEKEDKQNKIIEEKAKSDKTAKEIGDKSNEKKTKDSTLDKDKLKPENAVKSDERERLMKELKQQKEEERKKEKIGTKDTESTNQPKAGKEKKKEVADQEVSGKKGKDKKEEIVKSENVSDQLTKQKHTVPPDKKKALDVPMTGIKMPKRLSIYDLVVPKDRPKERKKEIPSDPLPMFEVRKRPVMPPASSISNLSDLELDLESLLNKQQEEINMKKNEKDIVIGEKIHKFISHGGKTKEENIKDLCREKVRKIREKTLRNEQEKKEKKIVESRPIDYDEDFGLDTEIAPTPQPRPAPKPESKPEKLRSGKVDRDLAMFDPDYGKGVVRYALSDRSFIEKGWTMLPTEKVVRKR; encoded by the exons ATGTGGTCAGGAGGCGG AATGAAAATTGACCTCTGTCCATGTTGTAAAGTTGTTAGCGAGAATTACTCGGGATTCCAGAAAGTTTTGGATGTTCGAGATGCTGGCTTTGTTCTTTACCGACACACTACGTTAGTGGAGGAT ATTGACAAAAGCACTGGTACCACCCAAATTGCTACAACTACCACAGACGACGTATTTATTCTGGAAAACACAAAGGACGTTCCATTAAAAAATGTGGACATCACTACAGAGCTtg atCGCAATCAAATAAGCTGTCCGCGATGtgtaaatatagtaaaacatGCACAAAAGTTACTCCAAAATCAGGAATTGGGTGCAAATGACCTAATCGGAGTGTGTGAACATTGCCGTCAGAAAAATCAAGCCGAAAAGCCATGCTTGAAATGTAAAGAAGCTGTAGAAATATTTCAATCGAATAAAGCTGCAAAAAAAACAAGCTCGCGCGCTCAGAAGGTTAAGACATGGTTGTCCAAAATAGAAAATCTGATACGAAAAGCCCTTGTTGAAGATAAAAAGCAGGCTATGAAAATCAAACGCAGATATTCggatattgatattaatttgatactgaaaaaaatgtcaaaaacggATCGTGAACCTGAAGTTGCAGAGCTTTTCCTACACGATATTGATTCGTCTATGTTAGGACCTCTCAGTGATAGATCACATTATCATGGAGTAAAAAAAACCAAAGACGTAATGTTTGATGAAATAGAGAAGATATATGAAGATAGACGACATCCCGGTACACCCTATGGAGAAGAAAGTCGACTCTTTAATCAATCCATTACAACACTTACAGAAGATGAGTTTGAAAGGAgatataaaaaagacaaaatagaAGATAATACAGTGTATGACTACATGCACACACCTAGAGCTGATTTAGCAGAAGAGAATTATTATGGCACAAGCAAggaagattttattcaagcggTTAGTAAGCAATACGAACATGACAAACAATTCATTTCAAAAAGTGACACTTTTCAAGACGGAAAAAAGTATGTTACTGGAGAAGGTAAACACTACGAAAGTGACAGAATGAAAAGCCTCATACAAAAACGTAACTTTGATTATGAAGATAATATTCCAACAATTAGTACACGTTACGAAAGTGGTGGCATAAATAAAGACTTACTagataatgatattatacacataaaaagtaaagaatATGTTCCAGATCAAAGAAAAGACTATCCAGCAGCATctactaaatattatgatagtaataaaaataaagtattaactAATACTGACTCAGATATTGATAGTAGCCTAAGGAGAGACCATTATGACAGAGATAGAAAAAAAGACAGGCGAACACCTGATACAGTCTCCGATCATAGAAAAGAGAGGGAGTCTGATGACATGACtagtaaatattatcatagtgatgaaaaaaaatatttaccaaaatcaGATTCAGTTTCCGATCATAAAAAAAGGGTCGAATCTAGTAAATACTATGATCGCGACAAAAAGGGAGAGGTTGTTCAAACGacaagtaaatattatgatagtgATAGAGGGAAAGATTTAGTCTCCGACCACAGAATGAGGGGGTCGGTCACAACGGATAGTAAATACCACGACGGTGATAAAAATAGAGATGTACTGAAAGCTGATACAGTTTCCGATGACAGAAAACCGGATATTAAATACTACGGTAGTGACAAAAAGAGAGACATACTGAAATCTGATACAGTTTCTGATGATAGGACAAAGAGAGATATTGCTCCAACGGGTAGTAAATATGATGATATTGACAGAAATAAAGATTCGCGAGGAAGGAAGGAGTCTGATGTAACTGAAGGTAAATACTACGATAGTGGTAAACCGAGAGACATACTGAAATCTGAAACAGTTTctgatgataaaaaaaagagagagGCTGTTCCCGGTAGTAAATATGATGATAGTGGTAGAAGGAGAGATACATCGAGAGCTGATTCAGTTCCTGGTGAAAGAAGGGGGGAATTTGTTGTAGCGGATAGTAAATATGATAGCGAAAGAAAGAGAGACATATTGAAAGCTGATACAGTttctgatgaaaggaaaataagaGGAGCTTTACCAACTGGTAGTAAATATGATGATAGTGAAAGAAGGAGAGATACATCTAGAGCTGATTCAGTTCCTCATGACAGAAGGAAGGAATCGGTTGTGGCAGATAGTAAATATTATGGAAAGGACAAAAAAAGGGATGCATTGCAAACAGATGCAGTTTCTGACgatagaaaaaagaaagaggCTATTAAGTATGATTATAGTGACAGAAAGAAAGAGTCGTTTGAAGCCGATGGCGTCGCTGATGatagaagaagaaaagaatATGCACTGACTTCTAGTAAACGCAAAGATATGGACGAAGATTTACCTCCATATATTGATCATTCTGGTAGAAGAAAAGAATACACGTCAGCAGATGATGAAAACTACGAAacaggtaaaaaaaaagagattATATCGAAAGCTGGTACACGCCATGAAGAAGAAAAGGAAGAGTTAGCAAAAAAGAATAAAGCAATGTACACAACACAAAAGGCACGTGATTTCGAAGACGTCACTAGACATGCTCCGGCTCCTAAACAGTATGAAGGAGAAAGAGGGCAAGGTTTCATTTCAAGAATAGGGAAAAAATTCGAAGAAAAATACAAGCTGGACTTTGGTGATATAGAACAAGTTTCCGGATTCAAAGATATAAAAAGGTTGACAGAAGTTTTTATTCCATTAGCTGTAAGACGTTACACACAAGATGTATCTGCTATATTACAACCAATAGGAGGATTGCGTGACAAAAGAAGTATAAAATcgacaataacaaaaattgctCATGGACCCCCGTCACGTATGAAAAAGTATCATTCAGACGAATCACTATTCAGTGGTATAAGTAAGATGACAGATATGGAAGGGCCAACGAGTGGTTTTGACTACTTTTTTCCTCACGGTGCCAGAgaagttaaaaagaaaattagaaGAACCAAAAGTGTAAGTTCGTCAGAACTGATTAAGGATACCTTGGATAAATTAGAAGAAGAGAAAAAGAAGCGTGAAGAAGCTGAAAGAATTAAAGAAGAGCACAGGAAACAGCTTGAAGCCGAAAGGAAAGAGAGGGAACTCGCTAAAAGAATTGAAAGAGACCtggaaaaacaattaaaattaagagaaAAAG AAATTGAACAGGAATTAAAAATGCAGGCTGCTAAGggaaaaatatctgaaaatgaAGTGGACGTTAAAGATACAGTGCAAGAACTAGATAGAAAAATTGAAACAGCTAAAGTTGATGACGTTGGCAAGACGAAAAAACCTAAATCTAATCAAGATTTAGTTCGTGGTAAAGATGCCACAGTCAGAGAAGGAAAAGGAAAAGTTAAAGAAGAGAAGGTAGGAGTTAAAGAAGACAAGGAAGGAATTAAAGAAGAGAAGGAAGGCGTTCAAGAAGAGAAGAAAGGAGTTAAAGAAGATAAGGGAAAAGGTAAAGAAGATAAGGGAAGAGTTAAAGAAGATAAGGGTAGAGTTAAAGAAGAGAAGGGACAAGTTGAGGATGAAAGAGGAAAGGCTAAAGACGAAACAGGGAAAATTAAAGAAGAAActggaaaaaataaagaagagaAAGGAAAACTTAAAGAAGAAACAGGCAAAGTTAAAGATGAAATGAGAAAAGATACAGAAACTacagaaaagaaaactaaaggAGAAACACTCAAAGAAAAGgaagataaacaaaataaaataatagaagaaAAAGCTAAAAGTGATAAAACTGCAAAAGAAATCGGAGataaaagtaatgaaaaaaagacaaaagacTCTACTCTTGATAAAGATAAGCTCAAGCCTGAAAATGCTGTGAAatcagatgaaagagaaagATTGATGAAAGAATTAAAGCAACAGAAAGAAGAAGaacgaaagaaagaaaaaataggtactaaaGACACAGAAAGCACCAATCAACCGAAAgctggaaaagaaaaaaagaaagaagtcGCAGATCAAGAAGTATCAggaaaaaaaggaaaagatAAAAAGGAAGAAATAGTTAAATCCGAAAACGTTTCAGATCaacttacaaaacaaaaacatactgTACCACcggataaaaaaaaagcactTGATGTACCTATGACTGGAATCAAAATGCCAAAAAGGCTATCTATTTATGATTTAGTTGTACCAAAAGATAGACCaaaggaaagaaaaaaagaaattccaTCAGATCCCTTACCGATGTTTGAAGTTAGAAAACGACCAGTTATGCCACCCGCGTCTAGTATTAGTAATTTGTCTGATTTGGAACTCGACCTGgaaagtttattgaataaacaacaggaagaaattaatatgaagaaaaatGAGAAGGACATAGTTATTGGCGagaaaattcataaatttatctCACACGGGggaaaaacaaaagaagaaaatattaaagactTGTGTCGAGAGAAAGTGAGAAAAATTCGAGAAAAGACACTCAGAAATGAGcaagaaaagaaagagaaaaaaattgttgagtCGCGACCAATTGACTATGATGAAGACTTTGGTCTTGATACTGAAATTGCGCCTACACCTCAGCCAAGGCCAGCACCAAAGCCGGAATCGAAGCCTGAAAAACTCAGATCAGGAAAAGTAGACAGAGATCTCGCAATG tttgATCCGGATTATGGGAAAGGTGTTGTACGATATGCTTTATCTGATCGCTCGTTTATAGAAAAGGGTTGGACCATGCTACCGACAGAGAAAGTTGTGCGGAAG AGGTGA